A single window of Salvia splendens isolate huo1 chromosome 8, SspV2, whole genome shotgun sequence DNA harbors:
- the LOC121743970 gene encoding cytochrome c-type biogenesis CcmH-like mitochondrial protein — protein sequence MENGDEVRQDRVVEARARNISHNVRCTECGSQSIEDSQADIAILLRKLIRDEIRSGKNDKEIYKKLEEDFGETVLYTPKFDIQTAAIWMAPLTLTGGAVLIWAFKRYRRKNNVHIMALDLVRGVPLTPKEKEAMLELLTPPSTRWWGKWIPR from the exons ATGGAGAATGGGGATGAAGTGAGGCAGGATCGAGTGGTTGAAGCACGGGCCAGAAATATAAGCCACAACGTGCGGTGCACTGAATGTGGTAGTCAATCTATTGAAGACTCACAAGCTGACATTGCCATTCTCCTCCGCAAG TTAATACGAGATGAGATTCGGTCTGGTAAAAATGACAAAGAGATCTACAAGAAGCTGGAGGAAGATTTTGGAGAGACAGTGCTTTATACACCAAAATTCGATATACAAACAGCGGCTATATGGATGGCACCG CTTACACTTACTGGTGGCGCTGTGTTGATATGGGCCTTCAAGAGATACAGGCGAAAGAACAACGTGCATATCATGGCCCTAGACCTCGTCCGAGGAGTCCCATTGACTCCGAAGGAGAAGGAGGCGATGCTTGAGCTTCTGACGCCACCTTCTACTCGATGGTGGGGAAAATGGATTCCTCGATGA
- the LOC121743964 gene encoding U-box domain-containing protein 62-like isoform X2: protein MASEKLGIVPSQQILNQHPQLVFPEAFACTPPPPHRRPSAAADPAPKSATRELTASFLDHHHYFNPQPSQFRHQWNASSRSSGGDAAEPGDVDDANDDEDDDDADDEEEEEVGNDMENNIVTVTKACDSNQKDRYSANSNSDKMKHISSLGFKDANMGQCGKYYSQYLNGAEGPSTSSGQKDIPTAENGCGFSGSKEGSYLSESGDLLRATFLDPLTGTLMEEAMILPCGHSFGSDGIQQVIRMKACYTCSQPVSEDRITPNLSLRLAVQAFIREEESHVNYMPKRRRERYDLKGTFVDSMLTDQPRAKGVQFPFAVMDRVIIKGNKRTPQRFVGREAIVTSQCLNGWYVVKTLDNAESVKLQYRSLAKVSESPSSKPLPMKATPNWL from the exons ATGGCATCTGAAAAGTTGGGAATAGTCCCCTCCCAACAAATTCTCAACCAGCATCCCCAGCTAGTTTTCCCCGAAGCTTTCGCCTGcactcctccgccgccgcatcGCCgtccctccgccgccgccgatcCCGCTCCAAAATCTGCCACCCGAGAGCTCACCGCCTCCTTCCTCGATCACCACCACTATTTCAACCCTCAGCCGTCCCAATTCCGCCACCAATGGAATGCCAGCAGCCGCAGCTCTGGTGGCGACGCGGCGGAGCCTGGTGACGTGGACGACGCCAACGAtgacgaagacgacgacgacgcggacgatgaggaggaggaggaagttGGAAATGATATGGAGAATAATATTGTTACTGTCACTAAAGCATGCGACAGCAATCAGAAAGATAGGTATAGTGCTAACAGTAATAGTGACAAGATGAAACACATTTCATCATTAG GTTTCAAAGATGCAAATATGGGGCAGTGTGGAAAATACTACTCGCAGTATTTGAATGGGGCAGAGGGTCCCAGCACTTCATCAGGGCAGAAGGATATTCCAACGGCGGAGAATGGTTGTGGATTTAGTGGAAGTAAGGAGGGCTCATATCTAAGTGAATCGGGGGATTTGTTGAGGGCTACCTTTTTGGACCCTCTAAC CGGGACACTTATGGAAGAAGCTATGATATTACCTTGTGGGCATTCCTTCGGCAGTGATGGAATACAACAAGTTATTAGAATG AAAGCTTGCTATACATGCTCACAACCAGTGTCAGAGGACAGAATTACTCCAAACCTCT CTCTTCGCTTAGCTGTTCAGGCTTTCATTAGGGAAGAAGAATCACATGTTAATTATATGCcgaaaagaagaagagaaagataTGATCTG AAGGGGACATTTGTTGATTCTATGCTCACAGATCAGCCAAGGGCAAAAGGTGTCCAGTTCCCATTTGCCGTTATGGATCGAGTTATAATAAAG GGTAACAAGAGAACACCTCAACGATTTGTGGGGCGTGAGGCAATTGTTACCTCTCAGTGCTTGAATGGATG GTATGTGGTGAAGACTTTGGATAATGCAGAAAGCGTGAAGCTTCAATATCGCTCGCTAGCTAAAGTTTCAGAGAGTCCATCTTCAAAGCCACTACCAATGAAGGCGACACCTAACTGGTTGTAG
- the LOC121743964 gene encoding U-box domain-containing protein 62-like isoform X1 codes for MASEKLGIVPSQQILNQHPQLVFPEAFACTPPPPHRRPSAAADPAPKSATRELTASFLDHHHYFNPQPSQFRHQWNASSRSSGGDAAEPGDVDDANDDEDDDDADDEEEEEVGNDMENNIVTVTKACDSNQKDRYSANSNSDKMKHISSLGFKDANMGQCGKYYSQYLNGAEGPSTSSGQKDIPTAENGCGFSGSKEGSYLSESGDLLRATFLDPLTGTLMEEAMILPCGHSFGSDGIQQVIRMKACYTCSQPVSEDRITPNLSLRLAVQAFIREEESHVNYMPKRRRERYDLQKGTFVDSMLTDQPRAKGVQFPFAVMDRVIIKGNKRTPQRFVGREAIVTSQCLNGWYVVKTLDNAESVKLQYRSLAKVSESPSSKPLPMKATPNWL; via the exons ATGGCATCTGAAAAGTTGGGAATAGTCCCCTCCCAACAAATTCTCAACCAGCATCCCCAGCTAGTTTTCCCCGAAGCTTTCGCCTGcactcctccgccgccgcatcGCCgtccctccgccgccgccgatcCCGCTCCAAAATCTGCCACCCGAGAGCTCACCGCCTCCTTCCTCGATCACCACCACTATTTCAACCCTCAGCCGTCCCAATTCCGCCACCAATGGAATGCCAGCAGCCGCAGCTCTGGTGGCGACGCGGCGGAGCCTGGTGACGTGGACGACGCCAACGAtgacgaagacgacgacgacgcggacgatgaggaggaggaggaagttGGAAATGATATGGAGAATAATATTGTTACTGTCACTAAAGCATGCGACAGCAATCAGAAAGATAGGTATAGTGCTAACAGTAATAGTGACAAGATGAAACACATTTCATCATTAG GTTTCAAAGATGCAAATATGGGGCAGTGTGGAAAATACTACTCGCAGTATTTGAATGGGGCAGAGGGTCCCAGCACTTCATCAGGGCAGAAGGATATTCCAACGGCGGAGAATGGTTGTGGATTTAGTGGAAGTAAGGAGGGCTCATATCTAAGTGAATCGGGGGATTTGTTGAGGGCTACCTTTTTGGACCCTCTAAC CGGGACACTTATGGAAGAAGCTATGATATTACCTTGTGGGCATTCCTTCGGCAGTGATGGAATACAACAAGTTATTAGAATG AAAGCTTGCTATACATGCTCACAACCAGTGTCAGAGGACAGAATTACTCCAAACCTCT CTCTTCGCTTAGCTGTTCAGGCTTTCATTAGGGAAGAAGAATCACATGTTAATTATATGCcgaaaagaagaagagaaagataTGATCTG CAGAAGGGGACATTTGTTGATTCTATGCTCACAGATCAGCCAAGGGCAAAAGGTGTCCAGTTCCCATTTGCCGTTATGGATCGAGTTATAATAAAG GGTAACAAGAGAACACCTCAACGATTTGTGGGGCGTGAGGCAATTGTTACCTCTCAGTGCTTGAATGGATG GTATGTGGTGAAGACTTTGGATAATGCAGAAAGCGTGAAGCTTCAATATCGCTCGCTAGCTAAAGTTTCAGAGAGTCCATCTTCAAAGCCACTACCAATGAAGGCGACACCTAACTGGTTGTAG